A single region of the Anaerococcus urinomassiliensis genome encodes:
- a CDS encoding 2-hydroxyacyl-CoA dehydratase gives MNLHMGLDVGSTTVKIVITDENFNTLYQVYRRHKSDVKETVRVVLSEAYEEFKDDYITINVTGSGGMFLEKYMGINFVQEVIAETAAIRKFIPETDVVIELGGEDSKITYLSGSVEQRMNSICAGGTGAFIDQMAALLDTDASGLNDLSKNYKKIYPIASRCGVFAKTGIQALMNQGASREDIAISVFQSVVNQTISNLACGRPIKGNVTFLGGPLHFLPALRDRFVETLGEDGNTFKTPEDAQLYVAKGAAILSAENEEYIAYKDLIKELKKELPEDMEMTKKLEPLFTSEKEYEDFVASHKTDQVVYDDIETYEGPIYVGIDAGSTTSKMVWITEDAHIIHEDYRMNLGRPLEIVISMLKDAYAKKNPKAYIASSGICGYGEDFIKNALHVDNGEVETIAHYSAAKFFNPNVDFILDIGGQDMKAMHIREGIIDSIQLNEACSSGCGSFLSTFSASVGMSVEEFQHKALFAKEPADLGSRCTVFMNSKVKQAQKEGSEVGDIAAGLCYSVIKNAIQKVIKVRDPKSLGENIVVQGGTFYGDAILRSFEKITGRKTTRPEIAGLMGAMGMALISKDKSTGQSTLADIDELENFTYKQKSARCGLCTNNCSLIINVFPDGSRYVTGNRCERGAGVKKEETMADLNMYKFKNKLLFDRKSLGDGGRMGRVGMPRVLNIYEDYPFWHKFFTSLGFDVVLSGKSDRQMYEKGISSISSETACYPAKLAHGHIEDLAARDDLDLIFYPAVFYEYKQFDKAQNHMNCPVVSGYPDLIKNNVESLEGKNYMNPYLSLESEKIIRDRLIEEFAGYSHNGNVLGKKEIKNAVALAWQELQDYHDQIRIRGKEIIDYVNANKLNAIVLAGRPYHIDPEVNHGIPELIEGMKIPVISEDAVAYNIKDIDAKVRVLDQWSYHARLYRAAEYVADNPNLQLIQLNSFGCGLDAVTTDQVQDLLEAHGKIYTLLKIDEVSNLGAIKIRIRSLLQALNQKKMEGIEFKTDLDRLDYSTPEFTKKMVEEGYTILAPQMAREHFRILAPVFHQYGINIEFLDTVNDKVLDQGLKYVNNDSCYPSITVVGQFMEAVNSGRYDTDKLAIVMTQTGGACRASNYVGYIRKGLRDAGYPDIPVIAISAQGIETNSGFDLRKPSAIPFFKRGFRAIIFGDLINRVSNATRPYEVEKGATDRLKEDWISRLEVLAPTMTDREYKAIVKEIVEDFDNIPVKDIKIPKAGIVGEILVKFLPEANNNLQKVLEAEGAEVILPDLTDFFMYCMKNSELKADLYGKSKFSAGIGKIGISIVESYRKPVRKALRESKRFNEPEYIDQIVDYASDVTSLGNQAGEGWLLAGEMVELIHAGAPNIVCIQPFGCLPNHITGKGVMKKIREEYPEANIVAIDYDPGASEVNQINRVKLMMSQARDNLKQKEMANK, from the coding sequence ATGAATTTACATATGGGTCTTGATGTAGGGTCTACTACTGTAAAAATTGTTATTACAGATGAGAATTTTAATACCCTATACCAAGTATATAGAAGACATAAGTCTGATGTTAAAGAAACTGTTAGGGTCGTTCTTAGTGAAGCTTATGAAGAGTTTAAGGACGACTATATTACTATAAATGTAACTGGTTCTGGGGGAATGTTCCTTGAAAAGTATATGGGGATCAATTTCGTCCAAGAAGTTATTGCAGAAACTGCTGCCATTAGGAAATTTATCCCAGAGACCGATGTTGTCATCGAGCTTGGTGGTGAGGATAGCAAGATTACCTACCTATCAGGTTCTGTTGAACAAAGAATGAACTCAATCTGTGCTGGAGGTACTGGTGCCTTTATAGATCAAATGGCGGCACTTCTTGATACAGATGCATCTGGTCTAAATGATTTATCAAAAAATTATAAGAAAATATACCCAATAGCTTCTCGCTGTGGGGTATTTGCAAAAACTGGTATCCAAGCCCTTATGAACCAAGGGGCAAGTCGTGAAGATATTGCAATCTCAGTCTTCCAATCGGTTGTTAACCAAACTATATCAAACCTCGCCTGTGGTAGGCCTATAAAGGGCAATGTCACATTTTTGGGTGGACCACTTCACTTTTTGCCTGCCCTAAGAGACAGGTTTGTAGAAACTTTGGGAGAAGATGGCAATACATTTAAAACCCCAGAAGATGCTCAACTTTATGTTGCAAAGGGCGCAGCTATCCTATCTGCAGAAAATGAAGAATATATTGCCTACAAAGATTTGATAAAGGAACTTAAAAAAGAATTGCCAGAAGATATGGAAATGACCAAGAAACTTGAACCACTTTTCACTTCTGAGAAAGAATACGAAGACTTTGTAGCTAGCCACAAGACAGACCAAGTAGTCTATGATGATATAGAAACTTATGAGGGACCTATATATGTAGGCATTGATGCGGGTTCTACAACTAGCAAGATGGTTTGGATTACAGAAGATGCCCACATCATCCATGAAGATTATAGAATGAATTTAGGTCGTCCACTTGAAATAGTAATATCTATGCTAAAAGATGCCTATGCAAAGAAAAATCCAAAGGCATACATAGCATCTTCTGGTATTTGTGGCTATGGGGAGGACTTCATAAAAAATGCCCTCCATGTAGATAATGGTGAGGTAGAAACCATTGCCCATTACTCAGCAGCCAAATTTTTCAATCCTAATGTAGACTTCATCCTAGATATTGGTGGCCAAGATATGAAGGCCATGCATATTAGAGAAGGGATAATCGACTCTATACAGCTTAACGAAGCTTGTTCATCAGGTTGCGGTTCATTCTTATCTACTTTCTCTGCATCAGTAGGCATGAGTGTAGAGGAATTCCAACACAAGGCACTTTTTGCCAAAGAACCAGCAGACCTAGGAAGTCGTTGTACAGTTTTTATGAACTCCAAGGTCAAACAAGCCCAAAAAGAGGGGTCAGAAGTTGGAGATATAGCGGCAGGTCTATGTTATTCTGTAATCAAAAACGCTATTCAGAAAGTTATCAAGGTCCGTGATCCAAAGTCACTTGGTGAAAATATAGTAGTCCAAGGGGGAACTTTCTACGGCGATGCTATACTAAGATCCTTTGAAAAAATCACAGGCAGAAAAACCACAAGACCAGAGATTGCTGGCCTTATGGGTGCTATGGGTATGGCCCTTATAAGCAAAGATAAGTCCACTGGTCAATCAACATTAGCAGATATAGATGAACTTGAAAACTTCACTTATAAGCAAAAAAGTGCTCGCTGTGGCCTATGCACCAATAATTGTTCCCTAATCATTAACGTATTTCCTGACGGTTCTAGATATGTAACTGGAAATAGGTGTGAAAGAGGAGCCGGTGTCAAAAAAGAAGAGACCATGGCCGATTTGAATATGTACAAATTCAAAAATAAATTACTTTTCGATAGAAAGAGCTTGGGAGATGGTGGTCGCATGGGTAGGGTTGGCATGCCTAGGGTTCTCAATATCTACGAAGATTACCCATTCTGGCACAAATTTTTCACATCTCTTGGCTTTGATGTCGTTCTTTCTGGCAAAAGTGACAGGCAAATGTATGAGAAAGGAATCTCATCAATCTCATCAGAAACAGCTTGCTATCCAGCCAAACTTGCCCACGGCCATATAGAAGATTTGGCAGCCAGAGATGACTTGGATTTGATATTTTACCCAGCTGTTTTCTACGAATACAAGCAATTTGACAAGGCTCAAAACCACATGAACTGCCCAGTAGTTTCTGGATATCCTGACCTTATCAAAAACAATGTAGAAAGCCTAGAGGGCAAAAACTATATGAATCCTTACCTATCTCTAGAGAGCGAAAAAATTATCAGAGATAGGCTCATAGAAGAATTTGCTGGCTACAGCCACAATGGCAATGTACTTGGCAAAAAAGAGATCAAAAATGCAGTTGCTCTAGCTTGGCAAGAACTCCAAGACTACCATGACCAAATAAGAATTCGTGGCAAGGAAATAATTGACTATGTAAATGCTAACAAGCTAAATGCCATAGTCCTTGCTGGCCGCCCTTACCATATTGACCCTGAAGTCAACCACGGCATACCAGAGTTAATAGAAGGAATGAAAATCCCAGTAATTTCTGAAGATGCTGTTGCCTACAACATCAAAGATATAGATGCTAAGGTTCGTGTACTTGACCAATGGTCCTACCACGCAAGACTTTATAGGGCTGCAGAATATGTAGCAGACAATCCAAACTTGCAACTAATCCAACTAAATTCCTTTGGTTGTGGTCTAGATGCTGTTACAACCGACCAAGTCCAAGACCTATTAGAAGCTCACGGCAAAATCTATACCCTACTAAAGATAGACGAAGTATCAAACCTTGGTGCTATCAAGATTAGAATAAGGTCTCTCCTCCAAGCTCTAAACCAAAAGAAAATGGAAGGAATTGAGTTTAAGACAGACCTAGATAGATTGGATTATTCTACACCAGAATTTACCAAGAAGATGGTTGAGGAAGGTTACACAATCCTTGCCCCACAAATGGCAAGAGAACACTTTAGGATATTGGCGCCAGTATTCCACCAATATGGGATAAATATTGAGTTCTTGGATACAGTAAATGACAAGGTCCTAGACCAAGGTCTAAAATACGTAAATAACGACTCCTGCTATCCATCAATTACAGTAGTTGGTCAATTTATGGAAGCTGTCAACTCTGGTAGGTACGATACCGACAAGCTTGCAATAGTGATGACCCAAACGGGTGGAGCGTGCAGGGCAAGTAACTACGTTGGCTATATTAGAAAGGGTCTTAGAGATGCGGGATATCCAGACATTCCTGTAATTGCAATCTCTGCCCAAGGAATCGAGACTAACTCAGGTTTTGACCTTAGAAAACCATCAGCCATACCATTTTTCAAAAGAGGATTTAGGGCGATAATATTTGGTGACTTGATAAACAGAGTATCAAATGCTACCAGACCTTATGAAGTGGAAAAGGGGGCAACAGATAGGCTAAAAGAAGACTGGATTAGTCGTCTTGAAGTACTTGCTCCAACAATGACAGATAGAGAGTATAAGGCGATAGTCAAGGAAATAGTAGAAGATTTTGATAACATCCCAGTAAAGGATATCAAAATACCAAAGGCAGGGATCGTAGGAGAAATCTTGGTTAAATTCTTGCCAGAAGCAAATAACAATCTACAAAAAGTCCTAGAAGCTGAGGGAGCTGAGGTAATCCTACCAGACCTCACAGACTTCTTTATGTACTGCATGAAAAACTCAGAGCTCAAAGCTGATTTGTACGGCAAGAGCAAGTTTTCTGCTGGAATTGGCAAAATCGGCATAAGCATTGTCGAATCCTACAGAAAACCAGTCAGAAAGGCCCTAAGAGAGTCAAAGAGATTTAATGAGCCAGAATACATTGACCAAATTGTAGATTACGCATCAGATGTAACAAGTCTTGGTAACCAAGCTGGTGAAGGCTGGCTACTTGCTGGTGAAATGGTAGAACTAATCCATGCTGGCGCACCAAATATAGTCTGCATCCAACCATTTGGATGCTTGCCAAACCATATCACTGGTAAGGGTGTTATGAAGAAAATCAGAGAAGAATATCCTGAAGCAAATATTGTGGCCATAGACTATGACCCAGGTGCAAGTGAAGTCAACCAAATCAACCGTGTCAAGCTAATGATGAGCCAGGCACGTGACAATTTGAAACAAAAAGAAATGGCAAATAAATAA